A single region of the Sorghum bicolor cultivar BTx623 chromosome 7, Sorghum_bicolor_NCBIv3, whole genome shotgun sequence genome encodes:
- the LOC110436808 gene encoding uncharacterized protein LOC110436808 has translation MAAAYGSTRQQQQLRRCVALCCLLLVAVLVIIGYAVLADARAGSPRTDEVALQTGQLQGFSRRSSTEALTTTTTTAAAGGWTALDTEQQAAAGGGGRRRMLVGSRAPTCTYNECRGCRHRCSVQEVPIDASDPINSAYHYKCICHL, from the exons ATGGCAGCAGCATATGGAAGCaccaggcagcagcagcagttgcGTCGTTGTGTGGCGCTGTGCTGTCTCCTCCTCGTGGCTGTCCTAGTGATTATTG GTTATGCCGTGTTAGCTGATGCTCGAGCAGGCTCGCCGCGGACTGACGAAGTAGCACTTCAGACAGGGCAGCTGCAG GGATTTAGTAGGAGATCGAGTACTGAAGcactgacgacgacgacgacgacggctgcAGCTGGTGGTTGGACGGCGTTGGACACGGAGCAGCAGGCggctgccggcggcggcgggaggaggAGGATGCTGGTCGGGTCCAGGGCTCCGACGTGCACCTACAACGAGTGCCGAGGCTGCCGGCACAGGTGCAGCGTGCAGGAGGTGCCCATCGACGCCAGCGACCCCATCAACAGCGCCTACCACTACAAATGCATCTGCCATCTATAG
- the LOC8062412 gene encoding pentatricopeptide repeat-containing protein At5g18390, mitochondrial isoform X1, which yields MSAAAVLCRLGLGLRRLSTLPEFPAAAAAAGAPQPQHPTSKDAYFAAVHHLSTIVRRDFYLERTLNRLRLPSPFPPDLALRVIRAAAPAAPLHATRFLAWLRAKPSFTASAEHFDALLLPLARARLFPHLWSLASDMRGLGLPLSPTTFSAVISSYGHSRLPDQAVEVFNRLPRFGCPQTTEVYNALLDALCANGNFTGAYKLLRRMARKGVAPDRATFSTLVDSWCAAGKLNEAQAFLDDMASRGFRPPVRGRDLLVDGLVRAGHLEEAKAFALRMTKEGILPDVATFNSLAEALCNAGDVDFAVALLADASSRGLCPDISTYKVMLPAVAKVGKIEEAFRLFYAAIEDGHRPFPSLYAAIIKALCKAGRFADAFAFFGDMKMKGHPPNRPVYVMLVKMCVRGGRFVEAANYLVEMSEAGFTPRAPTFNAVVDGLRHCGKHDLARRLEQLEVSLKGN from the coding sequence ATGTCGGCGGCCGCCGTCCTGTGCCGGCTTGGGCTCGGCCTCCGCCGCCTCTCCACACTCCCCGAGTTCcctgcggccgcggccgcggccggggCGCCGCAGCCACAGCACCCCACCTCGAAGGACGCTTACTTCGCGGCGGTGCACCACCTCTCCACCATCGTGCGGCGCGACTTCTACCTGGAGCGCACCTTGAACCGCCTCCGCCTCCCGTCCCCGTTCCCTCCCGACCTGGCGCTCCGCGTCAtccgcgccgccgcccccgccgcGCCGCTCCACGCCACGCGCTTCCTTGCCTGGCTCCGCGCCAAGCCGTCCTTCACCGCCTCCGCCGAGCACTTCGACGCGCTGCTCCTCCCGCTCGCGCGCGCGCGGCTCTTCCCCCACCTCTGGTCCCTCGCCTCCGACATGCGCGGACTCGGCCTCCCCCTCTCGCCGACCACCTTCTCCGCGGTCATCTCGTCCTACGGCCACTCCCGCCTCCCCGACCAGGCCGTCGAGGTGTTCAACCGCCTCCCCCGATTTGGCTGCCCCCAGACCACCGAGGTCTACAACGCCCTCCTCGACGCGCTCTGCGCCAACGGCAACTTCACCGGCGCCTACAAGCTGCTCCGCAGGATGGCGCGCAAGGGCGTGGCCCCCGACCGCGCCACGTTCAGCACCCTCGTTGACTCGTGGTGCGCGGCGGGGAAGCTCAACGAGGCGCAGGCGTTCCTCGACGACATGGCGAGCCGCGGGTTCCGCCCACCGGTGCGCGGCCGTGACCTCCTCGTCGACGGGCTCGTCCGCGCTGGGCACTTAGAGGAGGCCAAGGCCTTCGCCCTCCGCATGACCAAGGAGGGCATCCTCCCCGACGTTGCTACATTCAACTCCCTTGCCGAGGCGCTCTGCAATGCTGGAGATGTGGACTTCGCGGTGGCTCTTCTTGCTGATGCTTCTAGTCGAGGCCTCTGTCCAGACATCTCAACATACAAGGTAATGCTACCAGCTGTGGCCAAGGTTGGCAAAATTGAGGAGGCATTCCGATTGTTCTATGCGGCTATTGAGGATGGTCATCGTCCATTCCCGAGTCTCTATGCAGCAATCATCAAGGCACTTTGTAAGGCAGGGCGCTTCGCAGATGCTTTCGCCTTCTTTGGTGATATGAAGATGAAGGGGCACCCACCGAATCGCCCTGTGTATGTAATGCTTGTCAAAATGTGTGTGAGGGGCGGTCGGTTTGTGGAGGCTGCAAACTACCTCGTTGAGATGAGTGAGGCAGGATTCACACCCCGGGCACCGACCTTTAATGCTGTAGTTGATGGGCTTCGACATTGTGGGAAGCATGACCTCGCCAGGAGATTGGAACAGCTTGAGGTGTCCCTGAAGGGAAATTAA
- the LOC8062413 gene encoding ras-related protein RABA5c — MGDESDGEAEEYLFKVVIIGDSAVGKSNLLSRYARNEFSLHSKATIGVEFQTQSMDIDGKEVKAQIWDTAGQERFRAVTSAYYRGAFGALLVYDISRRSTFDNVGRWLQELNTHSDTTVAKMLVGNKCDLDNIREVPVEEGKALAEAEGLFFMETSALDATNVRTAFEIVIREIYSSVSRKILNSDSYKAELSLNRVSIDGDSKDDKKQTSRFGCC, encoded by the exons ATGGGGGACGAGTCGGACGGGGAGGCGGAGGAGTACCTGTTCAAGGTGGTGATCATCGGGGACAGCGCGGTGGGGAAGAGCAACCTGCTGTCCCGGTACGCCCGGAACGAGTTCAGCCTCCACTCCAAGGCCACCATCGGGGTGGAGTTCCAGACGCAGAGCATGGACATCGACGGTAAGGAGGTCAAGGCCCAGATCTGGGACACCGCCGGCCAGGAGCGCTTCCGCGCCGTCACCTCCGCATACTACCGCGGCGCCTTCGGCGCGCTCCTCGTCTACGACATCTCCCGACGCTCCACCTTCGACAACGTCGGCCGCTGGCTCCAGGAGCTCAACA CACACTCCGACACTACGGTAGCCAAGATGTTGGTAGGCAACAAGTGCGACCTGGATAACATCCGCGAAGTGCCCGTCGAGGAAGGCAAGGCGCTGGCGGAAGCCGAAGGCCTGTTCTTCATGGAGACGTCGGCTCTGGACGCCACGAACGTGAGGACGGCTTTCGAGATCGTCATCAGGGAGATCTACAGCAGCGTGAGCCGGAAGATCCTGAACTCGGATTCTTACAAGGCCGAGCTGTCCCTCAACAGGGTAAGCATCGACGGCGACTCCAAAGATGACAAGAAGCAGACGAGCCGGTTCGGGTGTTGCTAG
- the LOC8062412 gene encoding pentatricopeptide repeat-containing protein At5g18390, mitochondrial isoform X2: MSAAAVLCRLGLGLRRLSTLPEFPAAAAAAGAPQPQHPTSKDAYFAAVHHLSTIVRRDFYLERTLNRLRLPSPFPPDLALRVIRAAAPAAPLHATRFLAWLRAKPSFTASAEHFDALLLPLARARLFPHLWSLASDMRGLGLPLSPTTFSAVISSYGHSRLPDQAVEVFNRLPRFGCPQTTEVYNALLDALCANGNFTGAYKLLRRMARKGVAPDRATFSTLVDSWCAAGKLNEAQAFLDDMASRGFRPPVRGRDLLVDGLVRAGHLEEAKAFALRMTKEGILPDVATFNSLAEALCNAGDVDFAVALLADASSRGLCPDISTYKARVKKEML, translated from the coding sequence ATGTCGGCGGCCGCCGTCCTGTGCCGGCTTGGGCTCGGCCTCCGCCGCCTCTCCACACTCCCCGAGTTCcctgcggccgcggccgcggccggggCGCCGCAGCCACAGCACCCCACCTCGAAGGACGCTTACTTCGCGGCGGTGCACCACCTCTCCACCATCGTGCGGCGCGACTTCTACCTGGAGCGCACCTTGAACCGCCTCCGCCTCCCGTCCCCGTTCCCTCCCGACCTGGCGCTCCGCGTCAtccgcgccgccgcccccgccgcGCCGCTCCACGCCACGCGCTTCCTTGCCTGGCTCCGCGCCAAGCCGTCCTTCACCGCCTCCGCCGAGCACTTCGACGCGCTGCTCCTCCCGCTCGCGCGCGCGCGGCTCTTCCCCCACCTCTGGTCCCTCGCCTCCGACATGCGCGGACTCGGCCTCCCCCTCTCGCCGACCACCTTCTCCGCGGTCATCTCGTCCTACGGCCACTCCCGCCTCCCCGACCAGGCCGTCGAGGTGTTCAACCGCCTCCCCCGATTTGGCTGCCCCCAGACCACCGAGGTCTACAACGCCCTCCTCGACGCGCTCTGCGCCAACGGCAACTTCACCGGCGCCTACAAGCTGCTCCGCAGGATGGCGCGCAAGGGCGTGGCCCCCGACCGCGCCACGTTCAGCACCCTCGTTGACTCGTGGTGCGCGGCGGGGAAGCTCAACGAGGCGCAGGCGTTCCTCGACGACATGGCGAGCCGCGGGTTCCGCCCACCGGTGCGCGGCCGTGACCTCCTCGTCGACGGGCTCGTCCGCGCTGGGCACTTAGAGGAGGCCAAGGCCTTCGCCCTCCGCATGACCAAGGAGGGCATCCTCCCCGACGTTGCTACATTCAACTCCCTTGCCGAGGCGCTCTGCAATGCTGGAGATGTGGACTTCGCGGTGGCTCTTCTTGCTGATGCTTCTAGTCGAGGCCTCTGTCCAGACATCTCAACATACAAG